The Brevibacillus brevis genome contains a region encoding:
- a CDS encoding type I polyketide synthase produces MLKKLLQQKSQALSDQSVEAQAIQKMNSKDIAVIGLSLRFPQADTAERFWQNLRSGADCMQKLPYDRLEDLIRYLKVTGVPYDAKMLRAGEAGFLNGIDRFDYAFFRMSPKEASLMDPNQRLFLQTAWAAIEDAGYGGERLRGTRTGIYVGSSSEADYKRMVETIDGSDLSTAMMGNLNAMLPSRLSYLLDLRGPSLVVDTSCSSSLTAVHLACQALRNGECDQAIAGGVQVHVLPLRKGKVGIESSTFRTCTFDDDSDGTGAGEGVAAVLLKPLYRAKKDGDHIYAVIKGSAINQDGRSNGLTAPNAAAQEQVLVRSWRDAGIDPATITCLEAHGTGTKLGDPIEIDGIRRAFAAYTDRKQFCAIGSVKSNFGHLDNAAGIAGLIKAILALYHRELPPTLHFQRPNRKIPLENSPVYINDCLRDWESAGPRRCGVSSFGLSGTNCHVVLEEAPSRPSVPAAEGVQIITLSARSLQALRRAVTNLFDHLCAHEEIELADVCRTLNTGRTHWEHRLVFWAHTRSELLDKLEQALNSRESIEEILYGHCKPEETGEKREFDPARLHECCEQYVNGAAFDWELLHAKRGGRRVSLPSYAFEMTRCWLEIEEASEPLHYRAGWQAVSAVKGSVPIGASLLLHDGSQHATKLSHQMRDAGGRVIEVVTENAFSCGGTDVYTLGDGERAYQDLLQTLGDTEFNRVIDARNWRIEGEVATRSDLEETLEQGMYGFLELLKTLGQTERTNPLDIVILSAWAHPVTDGQNPVYAHHALSFGIGKTMRWEQPLLRCRSIDTDAVTPIEVLIEELRAEETPYGVAYRNGVRYVECLTTLELDDLSEETVEIHEGGVYVITGGLGKLGLEMAGFLASKAGVRLALLSRTADTADAQTRARIQSLEESGAEVLVLQADVADEVSLERALGCVRSRWGRICGVVHCAGVGVGMNGSPVVTDSRDTYTAVLWPKVQGTWQLEKAIRADRPDFLLLFSSVLTLVGSHGGGSYAAANSYLDSFAAQARLNACKVLTINWPYWQVSMPETPVPVDQDRELFRYLTPDVALTALSGIWSKRIDRAVIGILNKTSPVLGLSGQLPLEIEEGLRTWSLPESKPKQSSSTPRRSIKLSGKAQEDYTDQELDVASVWQEVLGFAEFGVHDNFFEIGGDSIHIIKVHAHLEERYPGRLQMTDLFAYPTIAKIAEQISGQFDLSGDRGEESLREQIRALLTAVEQGEKTLEETVRDYHRLEGN; encoded by the coding sequence GTGCTAAAAAAATTATTGCAGCAAAAGAGTCAAGCCTTATCGGATCAATCAGTCGAAGCACAGGCGATTCAAAAAATGAATAGCAAGGACATCGCAGTGATCGGTCTCTCGTTGCGCTTTCCTCAGGCGGATACTGCGGAACGTTTCTGGCAAAACCTGCGTTCGGGAGCCGATTGTATGCAAAAACTGCCATATGATCGTCTGGAGGATCTGATTCGCTACTTAAAAGTCACTGGCGTGCCATATGACGCAAAAATGTTGCGCGCGGGCGAAGCGGGGTTCCTCAACGGAATCGACCGATTTGATTATGCGTTTTTCCGTATGTCGCCCAAGGAAGCATCCTTGATGGATCCGAACCAGCGCTTGTTCCTACAAACAGCATGGGCGGCGATTGAAGATGCCGGTTATGGTGGAGAGAGGCTGCGCGGCACACGCACAGGTATCTACGTGGGTTCGAGTTCGGAAGCGGATTACAAGCGCATGGTCGAAACGATCGACGGATCGGATCTGTCGACGGCGATGATGGGCAATTTGAACGCCATGCTACCCAGCCGTCTTTCTTATCTACTAGATCTGCGAGGGCCGAGCCTTGTGGTTGACACTTCTTGTTCGTCCTCGCTGACGGCCGTGCATCTGGCTTGTCAGGCGTTACGAAACGGTGAGTGTGACCAAGCGATCGCTGGTGGAGTGCAGGTGCATGTCTTGCCGCTACGTAAGGGGAAGGTCGGGATCGAATCCTCGACTTTCCGAACCTGCACGTTTGATGATGACTCGGATGGTACGGGAGCTGGGGAAGGTGTTGCTGCCGTCCTGCTTAAGCCGTTATACAGGGCGAAAAAAGACGGGGATCACATCTACGCGGTCATCAAAGGAAGTGCAATCAATCAAGATGGCCGCTCGAATGGACTGACGGCTCCGAACGCAGCCGCGCAAGAACAAGTGCTTGTGCGGTCGTGGCGGGACGCCGGCATCGATCCTGCCACGATCACCTGTCTGGAGGCGCACGGCACAGGCACCAAGCTTGGCGATCCGATCGAGATAGACGGCATTCGTAGGGCCTTCGCCGCATACACGGATCGTAAACAGTTTTGCGCGATTGGCTCGGTCAAGTCTAATTTCGGTCATCTCGACAACGCAGCCGGAATCGCCGGACTGATCAAGGCGATCCTCGCCTTATATCATCGCGAGTTGCCGCCGACGCTGCACTTCCAACGCCCTAACCGCAAGATTCCGTTAGAAAATTCTCCCGTTTACATCAACGACTGCCTGCGGGATTGGGAATCGGCTGGCCCTCGCCGTTGCGGGGTTAGTTCATTTGGATTGTCGGGCACAAATTGCCACGTCGTCTTAGAAGAGGCCCCTTCCCGGCCAAGCGTACCCGCGGCAGAAGGTGTTCAAATCATCACGCTGTCAGCTCGTTCGCTTCAGGCATTGCGGCGGGCCGTGACCAATCTGTTCGATCATCTGTGTGCACATGAGGAGATCGAACTGGCCGATGTATGTCGTACTTTGAACACAGGTCGTACTCACTGGGAACACAGGCTGGTGTTTTGGGCACATACCCGTTCTGAACTGCTCGACAAACTGGAGCAGGCGCTGAACAGCCGAGAAAGCATCGAAGAGATACTGTACGGTCACTGCAAGCCGGAGGAGACTGGGGAAAAGCGAGAATTCGATCCCGCCCGCCTCCACGAGTGTTGTGAGCAATACGTGAATGGTGCCGCGTTTGACTGGGAGTTGTTGCACGCAAAAAGGGGAGGACGAAGAGTTTCTCTACCGTCCTATGCGTTCGAGATGACTCGCTGCTGGCTGGAGATCGAGGAGGCCAGTGAGCCGTTGCATTACCGGGCTGGATGGCAGGCGGTGTCAGCTGTCAAAGGAAGTGTGCCGATTGGCGCAAGCCTGCTGCTCCATGATGGATCACAGCACGCCACCAAGTTGTCCCATCAAATGCGTGATGCGGGTGGACGGGTGATTGAAGTAGTGACGGAAAACGCTTTCTCGTGCGGTGGCACCGATGTTTACACACTCGGCGACGGGGAACGTGCGTACCAGGACCTATTGCAAACGCTCGGCGACACCGAGTTCAACAGAGTGATCGATGCACGGAACTGGCGAATCGAGGGAGAGGTAGCTACCCGATCAGACTTAGAAGAAACGCTTGAGCAGGGGATGTACGGTTTTTTGGAACTCCTGAAAACGCTAGGGCAAACGGAGCGAACAAATCCTTTGGATATCGTAATCCTTTCGGCTTGGGCTCATCCGGTGACCGATGGACAGAATCCTGTATATGCTCACCATGCGCTTTCGTTCGGTATAGGCAAGACAATGCGATGGGAACAGCCACTGTTGCGATGTCGAAGCATTGACACCGATGCGGTGACCCCGATAGAAGTCCTGATCGAGGAATTGCGCGCGGAGGAAACTCCCTATGGAGTCGCTTATCGTAACGGTGTTCGTTATGTTGAATGTTTGACGACCCTCGAACTTGACGATTTGTCAGAGGAAACGGTAGAGATTCATGAGGGTGGAGTTTATGTGATCACAGGCGGGCTTGGAAAGCTCGGTCTGGAGATGGCGGGCTTCCTTGCTTCCAAGGCGGGCGTTCGCCTCGCATTGTTGAGCCGCACGGCAGATACAGCAGATGCCCAAACACGGGCCCGCATTCAATCGCTGGAAGAATCGGGGGCCGAGGTGCTCGTCCTGCAAGCGGATGTGGCGGATGAGGTGTCTTTGGAACGGGCGCTCGGTTGTGTGCGGTCGCGTTGGGGGCGCATATGCGGCGTTGTGCATTGTGCCGGAGTTGGTGTGGGGATGAACGGTTCTCCCGTTGTGACCGACTCGCGGGACACTTATACCGCGGTACTCTGGCCGAAAGTGCAGGGGACGTGGCAGTTGGAGAAAGCGATCCGGGCTGACCGACCGGATTTTCTCTTGCTGTTCTCTTCGGTGTTGACATTAGTCGGCTCGCACGGCGGTGGCAGCTATGCAGCTGCCAATTCCTATTTGGATTCGTTTGCAGCGCAGGCTCGCCTAAACGCATGTAAAGTGCTGACGATCAACTGGCCGTATTGGCAGGTGAGCATGCCCGAGACGCCGGTGCCGGTGGATCAAGATCGGGAATTGTTCCGCTATCTGACGCCAGACGTCGCTTTGACAGCATTATCGGGCATATGGTCTAAGCGTATCGACCGAGCGGTAATCGGTATCTTGAACAAAACGAGCCCGGTGCTAGGACTGAGCGGACAATTGCCGCTAGAAATCGAGGAGGGATTGCGGACGTGGAGCCTGCCTGAATCCAAACCCAAGCAGAGCAGTTCAACGCCTCGCAGGTCGATCAAACTGAGTGGCAAGGCCCAAGAGGACTACACTGACCAGGAACTGGATGTTGCGTCGGTGTGGCAGGAAGTGCTGGGCTTTGCGGAGTTTGGCGTTCACGATAATTTCTTTGAGATCGGCGGCGATTCGATCCACATCATCAAGGTACACGCTCATCTGGAGGAACGATACCCTGGCCGTTTGCAGATGACCGACCTGTTTGCCTACCCAACCATTGCCAAGATTGCCGAACAGATCTCCGGGCAATTTGATCTGTCGGGCGACAGAGGCGAAGAGTCACTGCGTGAGCAGATTCGAGCGTTGCTCACTGCGGTGGAACAGGGGGAGAAAACGCTGGAAGAAACTGTACGAGACTATCACAGACTTGAGGGAAACTGA